The following are encoded in a window of Brockia lithotrophica genomic DNA:
- a CDS encoding DNA polymerase IV — translation MDGGADYARAGDEEKPARGASAGKERVVLLVDMESFFASVEVAARPDLRGRPVVVAGDPERRHGVVLAATREAKACGVSTAMTLGEALLLCPEAVVVRPHMARYLATSLRITALLEAFSDLVEPYSIDEQFVELTPTLHLFGTAESAAQEIRRRIREATGVNARVGIGPNKLTAKMACDVYAKKIPEGIFRVAPGKFAEAFWHRSVEDLFGVARRLGAHLRGMGIRTIGQLAQTPEELLRRRFGKLGVRLHRYANGIDPSPVDPSLVWRQKGVGRGITLPRDYREGRDVGIVILELADEVAHRARALGVLGNVVGVGIGGAYGLEVRHGFFRQMHLSVPTRSPTEIAAAARALFRRHWSGFPVRHVSVFLGGLSTDDVFPLELFRDRVREERVYQTLDFIWERFGRASLVRASSLTPAGQARERAHKIGGHEA, via the coding sequence ATGGATGGAGGGGCGGACTACGCCCGCGCGGGAGACGAGGAGAAACCCGCGCGGGGCGCATCCGCAGGGAAAGAACGCGTCGTGCTCTTGGTGGACATGGAGTCGTTTTTTGCCTCCGTAGAGGTGGCGGCACGCCCCGACCTCCGGGGGCGTCCGGTGGTCGTCGCGGGGGATCCCGAGCGGCGACACGGGGTCGTCCTCGCGGCCACGCGGGAGGCCAAGGCGTGCGGCGTTTCTACGGCGATGACGTTGGGCGAGGCGCTCCTCCTCTGTCCCGAGGCGGTCGTCGTACGCCCGCACATGGCCCGCTACCTCGCCACCTCCCTTCGGATCACCGCCCTTCTCGAGGCGTTTTCCGACCTCGTGGAACCGTACTCTATCGACGAGCAGTTCGTGGAGCTCACGCCGACCTTGCACCTCTTCGGAACGGCGGAATCCGCCGCGCAGGAGATCCGCCGACGCATCCGCGAGGCCACGGGCGTCAACGCCCGCGTGGGCATCGGCCCGAACAAGCTCACGGCAAAAATGGCCTGCGACGTGTACGCCAAAAAGATCCCTGAAGGCATATTCCGCGTCGCTCCGGGGAAGTTCGCCGAAGCCTTTTGGCATCGGTCGGTAGAAGATCTCTTCGGCGTCGCCCGCCGCCTCGGCGCCCACTTGCGAGGCATGGGGATCCGCACGATCGGCCAGCTCGCCCAAACGCCCGAAGAGCTCCTCCGCCGCCGGTTCGGCAAGCTCGGGGTGCGCCTTCACCGGTACGCCAACGGCATCGATCCTTCTCCCGTAGACCCTTCCCTGGTGTGGCGGCAAAAGGGGGTAGGGCGGGGGATCACCCTCCCGCGCGATTACCGGGAAGGGCGGGACGTGGGAATCGTGATCCTCGAGCTCGCCGACGAGGTGGCGCACCGCGCCCGCGCCTTGGGTGTCCTCGGGAACGTCGTCGGCGTAGGGATAGGGGGCGCCTACGGCCTAGAGGTGCGGCACGGGTTTTTCCGCCAGATGCACCTGTCCGTGCCTACGCGTTCCCCGACGGAAATCGCCGCGGCGGCCCGCGCCCTCTTTCGTCGCCATTGGTCGGGGTTCCCCGTGCGCCACGTGTCCGTGTTCCTCGGCGGGCTTTCCACCGACGACGTCTTCCCCCTCGAGCTCTTTCGGGATCGGGTGCGGGAGGAAAGGGTGTACCAGACGCTGGACTTCATCTGGGAGCGGTTTGGCCGGGCAAGCCTCGTGCGCGCTTCTTCCCTCACCCCGGCGGGACAGGCGCGGGAGCGCGCGCATAAGATCGGCGGACACGAGGCGTGA
- a CDS encoding MFS transporter: protein MPPSPSEKPNPPANEGPHTAEPPSSPEAEGDRLRSTAWRIILLFGVVSLFADVTYEGLRSVVGQYLALLGASAAVVGTLAGLGELLGYLLRLAGGYLADRTRHHWLLTAVGYAINLFSVPALGLVHSWPPAAALILAERAGKGLRTPPRDALLSYATKRVGRGKGFGVHEAMDQIGALTGPLFAALLLGLGLGYRTTLFAYALPAILALLALVLVWRLFPRPELLESGTEEPSSGREDLRPQSPPPHASVRSDALPSRAFSRKFWAFLFFAALAATGFLHFQLIGFHFARGGLAPEIAPLLYALAMGVDAVFALVAGLLYDRMGILVLGLVPFLTVGAAASLFLPSEAGLGFSVLGMVLWGGAMGLHESVLRAAVADLTPPERRGLGYGVFNTVYGLALFASGILFGLLYYGLGGTYVVLGVTILEIASLGVLAVALRR, encoded by the coding sequence ATGCCGCCGTCTCCTTCGGAAAAACCGAATCCTCCGGCAAACGAGGGCCCCCACACGGCCGAACCGCCTTCGTCCCCGGAGGCGGAGGGCGACCGCCTTCGCAGCACCGCCTGGCGGATCATCCTCCTCTTCGGCGTCGTAAGCCTCTTTGCCGACGTCACGTACGAAGGCCTGCGAAGCGTCGTAGGGCAATACCTCGCCCTCCTCGGGGCGAGCGCCGCCGTCGTCGGAACGCTCGCCGGGTTGGGAGAACTCCTCGGGTACCTCCTCCGCCTCGCCGGCGGGTACCTCGCCGACCGTACGCGCCACCACTGGCTCCTCACCGCTGTAGGTTACGCGATCAACCTCTTTTCCGTACCTGCCCTCGGCCTCGTGCACTCGTGGCCGCCGGCGGCGGCCCTCATCCTCGCGGAGCGGGCGGGGAAGGGCCTGCGCACGCCGCCGCGCGATGCTCTCCTCTCCTACGCCACGAAACGGGTGGGCCGCGGCAAGGGCTTCGGGGTGCACGAAGCCATGGACCAGATCGGGGCGCTCACCGGCCCCCTCTTCGCCGCCCTCCTCCTCGGCCTCGGACTCGGGTACCGGACGACGCTCTTCGCCTACGCCCTTCCGGCAATCCTCGCCCTCCTCGCCCTCGTCCTCGTCTGGCGCCTCTTCCCCCGCCCCGAACTCCTCGAGTCCGGGACGGAGGAGCCCTCCTCCGGGCGGGAGGACCTTCGTCCCCAAAGCCCCCCTCCGCACGCGTCCGTCCGGAGCGACGCGCTTCCCTCCCGCGCCTTTTCTCGAAAATTCTGGGCGTTCCTCTTTTTTGCCGCCCTGGCCGCGACGGGCTTTCTCCACTTCCAGCTCATCGGATTTCACTTTGCGCGCGGCGGGCTCGCTCCGGAAATCGCCCCCCTCCTCTATGCGCTCGCCATGGGGGTGGACGCCGTATTCGCCCTCGTCGCTGGGCTTCTCTACGACCGAATGGGAATCCTCGTCCTCGGACTCGTCCCCTTCCTCACCGTAGGCGCGGCCGCCTCTCTCTTTCTGCCTTCCGAGGCGGGGCTCGGCTTCTCCGTGTTGGGAATGGTCCTCTGGGGGGGCGCCATGGGGCTACACGAAAGCGTCCTCCGCGCCGCGGTCGCCGACCTCACGCCTCCGGAGCGGCGGGGGTTGGGATACGGGGTGTTCAACACGGTGTACGGCCTCGCCCTTTTTGCGAGCGGCATCCTCTTCGGCCTCCTTTACTACGGCTTGGGGGGGACGTACGTCGTGCTCGGGGTGACGATCTTGGAAATCGCCTCCTTGGGCGTGCTGGCGGTCGCCCTTCGCCGGTGA
- the lepA gene encoding translation elongation factor 4, with translation MARELERGEDGALPRERIRNFSIIAHIDHGKSTLADRLIERTGALSAREMREQVLDVLELERERGITIKLNTVRLLYTARNGETYVLNLIDTPGHVDFTYEVSRSLAACEGALLVVDATQGVEAQTLANVYLALEHNLEIVPVLNKIDLPSAEPERVMREIEERIGLPADDALLVSAKEGIGIDELLEAIVERIPPPQGDPRAPLRALIFDSYYDSYRGAVAFVRVFDGVLRPGDEILMMATGKRYEVQEVGVRTPHPLAQEALGPGEVGYLVANIKEIRDIRIGDTITHAARPADQPLPGYRPVKPMVFAGIFPVDPDRYEDLKDALEKLALNDAALVFEPETSAALGFGFRAGFLGLLHMEVVQERLEREYGLELIMTAPSVVYHVYLRNGERLEIDNPAKFPDASKIEHIEEPYVKARILVPAEYVGAVMDLAQKKRGEFVTMEYLDERRVELTYELPLAEIMFDFFDLLKSRTRGYASLDYEFSGYRRSELVKLDVLIAGEPVDALSTIVHRDFAYERGRKLCERLRDIIPRQLFEVPIQAAIGTRVIARETIKPLRKNVLAKCYGGDVSRKKKLLEKQKEGKKRLKAIGRVEVPQEAFLAVLRVGEDEGE, from the coding sequence TTGGCACGGGAATTGGAACGCGGCGAAGACGGGGCTCTCCCCCGAGAGAGAATCCGGAACTTCTCCATCATCGCCCACATCGACCACGGCAAGTCCACCCTCGCCGACCGGCTCATCGAGCGCACGGGGGCGCTTTCCGCGCGGGAGATGCGCGAACAGGTCCTCGACGTCCTCGAGCTCGAGCGCGAGCGGGGGATTACGATCAAGCTGAACACCGTGCGGCTTCTCTACACCGCGCGAAACGGCGAGACGTACGTCCTCAACCTCATCGATACGCCAGGGCACGTGGATTTCACGTACGAGGTGTCGCGTTCCCTCGCCGCCTGCGAGGGGGCGTTGCTCGTGGTTGACGCCACTCAGGGGGTTGAGGCGCAGACGTTGGCCAACGTCTACCTCGCCCTGGAGCACAACCTGGAGATCGTCCCGGTGCTCAACAAAATCGACCTGCCGAGCGCCGAGCCGGAGCGGGTGATGCGGGAGATCGAGGAGCGTATCGGCCTTCCCGCCGACGACGCCCTCCTCGTTTCGGCCAAGGAGGGGATCGGGATCGACGAACTGCTCGAGGCGATCGTCGAGCGCATCCCGCCTCCCCAAGGCGATCCTCGGGCTCCCCTTCGGGCGCTCATCTTCGACTCCTACTACGACAGCTACCGGGGGGCGGTGGCCTTTGTGCGCGTGTTCGACGGCGTCCTCCGGCCGGGCGACGAGATCCTCATGATGGCCACGGGGAAGCGCTACGAGGTGCAGGAGGTCGGCGTCCGCACGCCGCACCCGTTGGCGCAGGAAGCCCTCGGCCCGGGGGAGGTGGGGTACCTCGTGGCCAACATCAAGGAAATCCGCGACATCCGCATCGGGGACACGATCACGCACGCCGCACGGCCAGCCGACCAGCCACTTCCTGGCTACCGCCCCGTGAAGCCCATGGTGTTTGCGGGGATCTTCCCCGTCGACCCGGACCGCTACGAAGACCTCAAGGATGCCTTGGAAAAACTCGCCCTCAACGACGCCGCCCTCGTCTTCGAACCGGAGACGAGCGCCGCACTGGGGTTCGGATTCCGCGCGGGCTTTCTGGGGCTCCTCCACATGGAGGTCGTGCAGGAGCGCCTCGAGCGCGAGTACGGCCTGGAGCTCATCATGACGGCGCCGAGCGTCGTCTACCACGTCTACCTGCGAAATGGGGAGCGGCTCGAGATCGACAACCCGGCGAAGTTTCCCGACGCCTCGAAGATCGAGCACATCGAGGAACCGTACGTCAAGGCGCGGATCCTCGTCCCCGCGGAATACGTCGGCGCGGTCATGGATCTCGCGCAAAAGAAGCGCGGCGAGTTCGTCACCATGGAGTACCTCGACGAACGGCGCGTGGAGCTCACGTACGAGCTCCCGTTGGCGGAGATCATGTTTGACTTCTTCGACCTGCTCAAGTCGCGCACGCGCGGGTACGCCTCGTTGGACTACGAGTTTTCCGGATACCGCCGCTCGGAACTCGTCAAGCTCGACGTCCTCATCGCGGGGGAGCCGGTGGACGCCCTTTCCACGATCGTCCACCGCGACTTCGCCTACGAGCGCGGGCGAAAGCTCTGCGAGCGCCTGCGGGACATCATCCCCCGTCAGCTCTTCGAGGTACCCATCCAGGCCGCCATCGGAACGCGGGTGATCGCCCGCGAGACGATCAAGCCGCTGCGCAAAAACGTGCTCGCCAAGTGTTATGGCGGCGACGTCTCCCGAAAGAAAAAGCTCCTGGAAAAGCAAAAGGAAGGAAAGAAGCGGCTCAAGGCCATCGGGCGGGTGGAAGTCCCGCAGGAAGCCTTCCTCGCCGTGCTCCGCGTGGGCGAGGACGAGGGAGAATGA
- the hemW gene encoding radical SAM family heme chaperone HemW → MPFVHPEPARALYIHLPFCRARCAFCDFPVVAGKTEHLHGPYVDALLRELELLFSYFPPDPSHPLRTLYVGGGTPSFLARAEWERLAAGIERVLPGGIASLEEWTVELNPEDADPELLRMLRAFGVTRVSIGVQSFDDALLAALGRVHDAARAVHAVELAADLGFPHVSVDLMYGLPSQTVSAWLRDVERALELPVDHVSAYALGVEPGTRLFGELRRGRIALPEDDAVAEMYERFVERAAARGFRRYEVSNFARPGGESRHNLAYWRYEPYYAVGLGAHGFLRGIRTANTRHLQTYLRRLVPGPRADLPWAEVRALSRAEAMGEFAFLGFRLAEGVDLARFRRLFGVSFFDVFALTFDRLFAAGILTVDGGRAYVRERWVYVQNSFLSEFLLA, encoded by the coding sequence GTGCCCTTCGTCCACCCGGAGCCCGCCCGCGCCCTCTACATCCACCTTCCCTTTTGCCGCGCGCGTTGCGCGTTTTGCGACTTCCCCGTCGTAGCCGGGAAGACGGAGCACCTGCACGGGCCTTACGTGGACGCCCTCCTGCGGGAACTCGAACTCCTCTTTTCCTACTTTCCTCCGGATCCATCGCACCCGCTCCGCACCCTGTACGTCGGCGGAGGGACGCCGTCTTTCCTCGCACGGGCGGAATGGGAGCGCCTGGCGGCGGGGATCGAACGCGTTCTCCCGGGGGGGATTGCGTCCCTCGAAGAGTGGACGGTGGAGCTCAACCCGGAAGACGCCGATCCCGAGCTCCTCCGCATGCTTCGCGCATTTGGCGTAACCCGCGTGAGCATAGGGGTGCAGTCCTTCGACGATGCCCTCCTCGCCGCGCTCGGACGCGTCCACGATGCCGCCCGTGCGGTACACGCCGTAGAACTCGCCGCCGATTTGGGGTTTCCCCACGTATCCGTCGACCTCATGTACGGCCTTCCGTCCCAGACGGTCTCCGCCTGGCTGCGCGATGTCGAGCGGGCCCTCGAGCTTCCCGTCGACCACGTTTCCGCCTACGCCCTGGGCGTAGAGCCGGGGACGCGCCTCTTTGGCGAACTGCGCCGGGGACGCATCGCCTTGCCGGAGGACGACGCGGTGGCGGAAATGTACGAGCGCTTTGTGGAGCGCGCGGCGGCTCGGGGGTTTCGCCGCTACGAGGTGAGCAACTTCGCCCGCCCCGGCGGCGAGTCGCGGCACAACCTCGCGTACTGGCGCTACGAGCCGTACTACGCCGTGGGCTTGGGGGCCCACGGCTTTCTCCGGGGCATTCGAACGGCGAATACGCGGCACCTCCAGACCTACCTCCGCCGTTTGGTTCCTGGTCCCCGTGCGGACCTTCCGTGGGCCGAAGTGCGGGCACTTTCTCGGGCTGAAGCGATGGGAGAATTTGCCTTTCTCGGCTTCCGCCTCGCGGAGGGCGTGGATCTGGCGCGGTTTCGGCGCCTCTTCGGCGTTTCGTTTTTCGACGTGTTTGCACTGACGTTCGACCGCCTCTTCGCGGCGGGAATCCTAACCGTAGACGGCGGTCGCGCGTACGTACGGGAAAGGTGGGTGTACGTGCAAAACAGCTTCCTCTCGGAGTTCCTCCTCGCGTAG
- the hrcA gene encoding heat-inducible transcriptional repressor HrcA, with protein sequence MELLNERQEAILRAVVELHVRFAEPVGSRTIAKLAGIPLSPATIRNEMADLEEMGYLEQPHTSAGRIPSEKGYRYYVDHILPAVEEAFSVDEGVLERLLRLPYEEAERALREAAEVLAALTDYAVVALGPDVDEAKLYHLEFIPLEGNRIVAILVTEDGRVFHRTSLLPEGVPRDVVEDFVRTAARHLRGKDLRHVPPAIYAELAEALARNAEARERAAEFLRRIFDLPSASPVHLEGTTRLLAHPEFRSVEAVREFLGLIEREELLRSLLEPPAPGIVVRIGGENEFREARRYAIVSAALVEGGTRLGTIGVIGPVRMEYGRVLALLNTLLGFFFERGREGEAGLETRAKAEGDVRHLAARESSEGESEAQRAR encoded by the coding sequence GTGGAGCTGCTCAACGAGCGTCAGGAGGCCATCCTTCGGGCCGTGGTGGAGCTTCACGTGCGCTTTGCGGAGCCGGTCGGTTCGCGGACGATCGCCAAGCTCGCGGGAATCCCCCTGAGCCCGGCGACGATCCGCAACGAAATGGCCGACCTGGAAGAGATGGGCTACCTCGAACAGCCGCACACGTCCGCAGGGAGGATCCCGTCGGAAAAGGGCTACCGGTACTACGTCGACCACATCCTCCCGGCGGTGGAGGAGGCCTTTTCCGTAGACGAGGGAGTTCTCGAGCGCCTGCTCCGCCTCCCGTACGAAGAAGCGGAACGCGCTTTGCGCGAGGCGGCGGAGGTGCTCGCGGCGCTCACGGACTACGCGGTCGTGGCCCTCGGCCCGGACGTAGACGAGGCGAAACTCTACCACCTGGAATTCATTCCCTTGGAGGGGAACCGCATCGTCGCGATCCTCGTGACGGAGGACGGCCGCGTCTTCCACCGCACGTCCCTCCTCCCCGAGGGCGTGCCGCGGGACGTCGTAGAGGACTTCGTGCGCACGGCGGCGCGCCACCTGCGGGGGAAGGACCTGCGCCACGTACCGCCGGCAATCTACGCGGAGCTGGCAGAAGCTCTCGCCCGCAACGCCGAGGCTCGGGAACGTGCGGCGGAGTTTCTCCGGAGGATTTTCGACCTTCCTTCGGCGTCTCCGGTCCACCTCGAAGGGACGACCCGCCTCCTCGCCCACCCGGAATTTCGGAGTGTAGAGGCCGTTCGCGAGTTCCTCGGGCTCATCGAACGGGAGGAGCTCCTCCGGAGCCTCCTCGAACCTCCGGCTCCGGGGATCGTCGTGCGCATCGGCGGAGAAAACGAGTTCCGCGAGGCGCGGCGCTACGCGATCGTCTCGGCGGCCCTCGTCGAAGGGGGGACGCGGCTGGGGACGATCGGCGTGATCGGCCCCGTACGCATGGAGTACGGACGCGTCCTCGCGCTCCTCAACACCCTCCTCGGTTTCTTCTTCGAGCGGGGCCGCGAGGGGGAGGCCGGACTCGAAACGCGGGCAAAGGCCGAGGGAGACGTGCGGCACCTCGCCGCACGGGAGAGCTCGGAGGGCGAATCGGAAGCACAAAGGGCGAGGTGA